The nucleotide window AATAAGGCCCCAGGCCCAACAAGTCGCCCCGAGTGCGGCTCGCACCTTTAATAATTATGGAGCATATATACAAATTAAATGAATATATTATTACAGGGTGGGGGGTTGGGTCCAATTGGCAAAGACATTGGAGTTAAGGTGTTGCTCCCCTTGATATCAAGGGTTCGAGCCCCGCCGAAGGCGGATTTTGTGTAATTTAAGCCGTTCAAACAAATGAATATTATTACAATAATTAACAAAAGAATTAAAGAAATAAAGTTTAAGTTCTCCTGGTGTGCTGAGGAAGCGCCGAGTTTCCTGGATCAACACAACAATATTAGAACGCAAGTTAGGATTTTTAGATACACAAATACTACGGTGATCGGGCAAATCATCTCAAGCAGACTATATAAATGAATCGAGAAAGGGATCAGAGGAAAAAGATAACGATGGGGGAGAATCTGAAGCTGAATGGTTTGAATGAGAATCTGAAGGGTTTTGTTTTTATATTGAAAAACATAGAAGTTTGAAACTTAAAACCGTCTCTAACAAGACTCGAACTGCCAGCCTTTACCTGATATTTGACACGCTTTAACACTACACCACATGCATCCATTTTGATAAATACTGTGCTGTCAAACTCTAAAAAAGATTGGGGTCTACCGAAAATCTCGTGCTATGCGTCCTACATAAAACACAAATAAGATTGGTGTCGGTTAATCTCGAAGTCTTATACCTACCTCCGCCACTTTCCATTCAACGGGGCTCCGTTTTTTGAATCTGACCATCGATTGAGCAATGGCCAACAAATTAGACCATTGATTGAACAAATCGGATGATAAGAATATCCTACATTttaatgcttaaaagttgacgaGTTAAAATAATCATAGTtaattttacgttttatgtttcaTTGATCATCCATTCATCCTGATGGGTAGCTCTTGTTTTTTGTTGATTGCAGGATCTCCCTCCAGTCACTCCGGTGACTGTAACCATACAACCCCATCATCAGACACTTCCAGTTGGAGCTGTATTATCGGTAAGCTCACTGCAAATAAAGAAAAAAGCTGCCTTAGTTTTGTTCAAATTTAGGCCTTGCTAGTCCTATAAATGAACCGAAGGAACATGAACAGGGCTTGTTTGTGAAAACAAACAGACAGACATGAACACCTAAACAAACAGtttttcttgttcatgtttgccgGTTATGAAAATGACTCTGTACGTATTTTTGTCTATATTTGTTTGTTAATCTTCTAAAGGAACGTAAATGGATGAGCGTAAACGAATGTAAATGAATGGAATGAACGAACAAAAAGGAAGAAAATGTATGTGTTTGTTCATTAGTCGATTACCCAAGGCTTGTTTCTAAAGTTTGATTGGGCTTATAGGTTGATGCATGATGGGCCAATTAGTACTACTAATAAATAGTAAATAAAAGTTAATTCATATATAAACAGATGAACATAAACGCATGGTTTAAAAAGGAAGGCTTTCCGAGGCTCGCTTTGAGGCTTACGCCTCGGCTGAGGCTATGAAAAATCGCATAAAAGGCTTAGCCTCATAGGGGTTAATTGAAACCTAGGCCTCAGCTTGCCAAGGCTTTTCAAGGTGTAAGAGGCGCTGAGGCTTAGTGGAGCTGTGGCAGGGCCACGGCCCTGGCAAGTTTTTtagccgtagtgctaattttccgcatttcgatccGAAATTTTGTATATATACTATGTTCGGCCCTGgaaagtttttcggccgtagtgctaattttagtgtccgtgtctttcggccctggcaggttcaacgggcaagatccgcccttgcttatgaaaattgattttttttttttagttttggaTCCATTTAGTGTTTATTGGGCTTAATTGGTGGGCCAACCCAATAGTGGGCTAATTTTGGTTGTCGAACTATTTTATGATGTTTGTTTTATGTTAAACCTTGCTTGTTGAACTTTATGAATTATGATGTTTGTTTTATTACTAAAATTAGGTTTTTATAATGTTCATGatgtttattttatataaaattatGAGATATATGTATACCTACTATTTTTTAATAATGTTTCAAGGCTTACGCCACATGAGGCCAAGGGAAGACGCCTCGATGCCCGTTTCCGCCTTTTAAACCTTGCATAAACGGACTTGATGAAGTGAAAAAAACATTGTTCGTGTTCAGTTACGAACTTCTTGCCAAATTCTTTACTAAACGTTTGGTTTGGTTAAAGGTCTAGTTTGACTGAATTTTTAATATTTGGTTTCGTTCGTACAGATTATGGGCTCTCAAGTGGTTGTGGAAGGAGTGGAGGTTCATAACCCTTTAAGTGAGGGCTCGATTCTATGGATCACAGAAAGCAGATCACCGCTAGGGTTAGTGGATGAAATATTTGGACCCGTAAAGAATCCTTACTATATCGTCCGGTACAACTCTGAAACCGAGATCCCTACTGGGCTCGAACAAGGCAGCTTGATCTCTTTTGTTCCTGAATTTGCAGATTATGTTCTAAACAACAACAATCTTTATAAAAAAGGTTACGATGCGtctggtgaaaatgatgaagagtTATCTGAAGAATTAGAGTTCTCGGATGATGAGAAGGAGGCGGAGTACAAGAgaatgatcaaaatggcaaagAGGGGATCAACTGGAGAGAAAAATGGGCGTACGAAAACGGATAAGAAGTCCAAAAACCGCGGTGGTAACTGGAAAAATGATCAACAGCCTTCGGCTAGTGGGCCTAATCATGGGCCTACAAGTGGGCCTAACAATGGGCCTACTTGCGGACCTACCAGTGGACCGTACGCGTTTTCACAGGCACCTAACATCCCTTCTGGAGTTTGGCCATTCGGGTTCTCGCCAATTCAGCTACAAAATATCGGGTTTCCTCCCAATGGACCGCCATTTATGCAACAGAACTTTATTCAGCAACCCTTTCAGAATCCACAATTCAATACTCCACCGGGCCAGATGTTTTCTGGTAACTTTGTTCCAGGTGTTCCTCCCAATTTTGGTGCATTTGTGTCTTGGCCTTCAGGTATGCCTCAGAATAACTTCAACCAATCACAAATGGGCCCGCCAATGGTGTTCGCGGGCTTACCACAAGGAGTTGCAATGCCTAATCAACTTCAAATGGAAAACAATAACGGTGTTGTGAGACCTTTTGTTGCTGCTGCAAATGGTGAAAGTTCTCAAAATCCTAATCAAGGCAACGGGTT belongs to Helianthus annuus cultivar XRQ/B chromosome 5, HanXRQr2.0-SUNRISE, whole genome shotgun sequence and includes:
- the LOC110940485 gene encoding H/ACA ribonucleoprotein complex non-core subunit NAF1; translation: MGYAPPPTNNTKLKPQQQPLDQSFVEVEDSFLDTLLNFEGWVEDHPNISLAEVMNPEQNPRLEQMNTSEGSKNLGDLIEEQIGKVCLTSGAELKEEVNDNNVSNGDVDNGEVKTVEGDVEDSEEEDESSSSGNSLSSDDDDEEEEEEEEGVKGEGEMEEGEIKDEVIAWSDADDEDGDGVKGPIRSKNEVQDLPPVTPVTVTIQPHHQTLPVGAVLSIMGSQVVVEGVEVHNPLSEGSILWITESRSPLGLVDEIFGPVKNPYYIVRYNSETEIPTGLEQGSLISFVPEFADYVLNNNNLYKKGYDASGENDEELSEELEFSDDEKEAEYKRMIKMAKRGSTGEKNGRTKTDKKSKNRGGNWKNDQQPSASGPNHGPTSGPNNGPTCGPTSGPYAFSQAPNIPSGVWPFGFSPIQLQNIGFPPNGPPFMQQNFIQQPFQNPQFNTPPGQMFSGNFVPGVPPNFGAFVSWPSGMPQNNFNQSQMGPPMVFAGLPQGVAMPNQLQMENNNGVVRPFVAAANGESSQNPNQGNGFSNRGGRKPFQRRGGCFRGGRSGPRSG